A single region of the Maniola jurtina chromosome 21, ilManJurt1.1, whole genome shotgun sequence genome encodes:
- the LOC123876060 gene encoding jerky protein homolog-like, which produces MASKRKRVVLSLADKLKIIEQLDKGVTGKKLSEIYDVGQATISDIKNSKSTLLNFVSVLENEDGSSSRKTMKSATNKNLEDAVFKWFLQQRSMGNPISGPILCEKAKILAEKLGYSSFKASNGWLRNFKFRHGVRELDLAGEKLSADSAAAENFIEKFKTASESYDPEFVYNADETGLVWKALPKTTLASKRESSAPGHKVSKERVTVLNCANSTGNHKLPLLLIGKSRNPRAFKNVKKLPLFYKSQPKAWMTAALFTEWYDEVFIPEVKKHQKSVGKEGSKVLLIVDNAPTHPTAELLERENGQFKTTFLPPNVTSLLQPMDQSVIETMKRHYRRQLLRKLLIEGAEDEELVLANHSKINLKDCCYMVAEAWSLVTAVTLRRAWNKLKGLPSEKNKKKESEENEKQEYGEDDDDEDALSLEEIRKMIVKIPGCTEVSAEDVGEWMACDTSDPGFQILNDDEIVVSVREDVEVEEELSADVEVDAGPSASEAFAGLETALKWMERQPECDHLQLLTVKRMRDLAARKRLKTAKQLTLTEMFKKQ; this is translated from the coding sequence ATGGCTTCGAAAAGAAAACGTGTTGTGCTATCGTTAGCGGACAAACTGAAAATTATAGAGCAACTCGATAAAGGTGTAACGGGTAAGAAGTTGTCTGAGATTTATGATGTTGGACAAGCAACAATTTCTGACATTAAAAACAGTAAGTCAACACTTTTAAACTTTGTTTCGGTGCTTGAAAATGAAGATGGAAGTTCCTCCAGGAAAACAATGAAGTCAGCAACCAACAAAAATTTGGAAGATGCCGTGTTTAAATGGTTTTTGCAGCAACGTTCTATGGGAAATCCGATTTCAGGTCCAATCCTTTGTGAAAAAGCCAAAATCTTAGCAGAAAAGCTTGGTTATTCATCTTTTAAGGCTAGTAACGGCTGGCTAAGGAATTTTAAATTCAGGCATGGTGTACGCGAGTTAGATTTGGCTGGTGAGAAGCTTTCAGCAGACTCTGCAGCTgctgaaaattttattgaaaaatttaaaactgcaTCAGAATCCTATGATCCGGAGTTTGTTTATAATGCCGATGAAACTGGCCTTGTTTGGAAAGCATTACCAAAAACCACTTTGGCTTCTAAAAGGGAATCTAGTGCCCCTGGACATAAGGTCAGTAAAGAACGTGTTACAGTGCTTAACTGTGCCAACTCCACTGGAAATCATAAACTGCCACTTCTTTTGATAGGAAAGTCAAGAAATCCAAGAGcatttaaaaacgtaaaaaaacttcCACTCTTCTACAAAAGTCAACCCAAGGCCTGGATGACTGCAGCTTTGTTTACCGAATGGTATGATGAAGTGTTTATTCCTGAAGTGAAAAAGCACCAAAAATCGGTGGGAAAAGAAGGCAGTAAGGTGCTTTTAATTGTTGATAACGCACCCACTCATCCTACAGCAGAACTGTTGGAAAGAGAGAATGGGCAGTTTAAAACGACGTTTTTGCCTCCCAATGTTACAAGTTTGCTGCAACCCATGGACCAGTCTGTTATTGAAACAATGAAGCGCCATTACAGAAGGCAACTGCTGAGAAAACTGCTGATCGAAGGTGCTGAAGATGAAGAATTGGTTTTGGCAAATCAtagcaaaataaatttaaaggaCTGCTGTTACATGGTAGCGGAAGCTTGGAGTTTGGTTACGGCAGTGACGCTAAGACGTGCGTGGAATAAACTGAAAGGCCTACCGTCTgagaagaacaaaaaaaaagaatctgaAGAAAATGAGAAACAAGAATATGgagaggatgatgatgatgaagatgcgTTGTCACTAGAGGAAATAAGAAAAATGATTGTAAAAATTCCTGGTTGTACAGAAGTAAGTGCTGAAGATGTAGGAGAGTGGATGGCTTGTGACACGTCTGACCCTGGTTTTCAAATTCTCAATGACGATGAAATTGTTGTAAGTGTGAGAGAAGATGTTGAAGTGGAAGAAGAACTTTCTGCTGATGTTGAAGTAGACGCTGGACCATCAGCTAGTGAAGCATTTGCCGGCCTCGAGACTGCTTTGAAGTGGATGGAGCGTCAGCCCGAGTGTGACCACTTGCAACTGCTTACCGTCAAGCGAATGCGTGACCTGGCTGCCCGAAAACGGTTGAAGACCGCAAAACAGCTTACATTAACGGAGATgtttaaaaaacaatga